TTCCGGAGGGCGTCGGCGGGCTCGAGCGGGTATCGGTAGTAGCGCCCGCCGTAGTAGATGCGGGTCAAGCGGTCGACCATCCGGTAGTCCCGGCCGGCGACCTCCATCCAGAGGGCGTTCACCCTCGGGTCGGTGCTGAAGAAGCGGTGCGGCCCGAGGTCGACGGTCTGCCCCCAGAGGCGGAAGGACCGGGCCATCCCCCCGACCTGACCGGACGACTCGAAGACCTCGACGTCCTCGCCCGACCCGGCCAGCCGGTAGGCGGCCGCCAGGCCGGCGGGGCCGGCCCCGATCACTGCGACTCTCATTGGCGCGCTCCGATCTGATGACGGTCGTCGTCGTCGATGCCGACCCCGGCGGGGTCAGCCGCCTCGCCCGGGGCCGCCGGCTCGGGGGCCCCCGCCCGCGACGAGCCCGGCGGCCCGGCCTCGCACAAATTCGCAATCGTAGATGTACCACCGCCCGTTCCCGGCGGCGTACCAGCCCGGGTAGCCCGCGCGGGCGACCACCAGGTCCAGCCCCTCGTCGCCGCAGAGGCGGACGAGATCCCCCAGCGTCGGGGGGTCGGGGTCCTCGCCGATCCGGAAGTAGCGGGCGACCTTCTCCAGGTCGTCGTCCCGGGTGATCATCTTCTGATTCGTGAGCTCGTACATCTCGAACGGCGCCACCAGGTCGGCCCGGCGCCTCGCCTCGATGGCCGTCCCCCGGCGGAAGGCGACGCCGGCCGACTGGTAGTAGGCCGAGTACGAGTCGACCCCCAGCTCGAACCAGAGGTCGGTCAGCCGGTCGGGCCAGTAGACCGTCGGCACGCCGGGGCGATCGGTCGGGTGCCGGGCCAGGTAGCCGGAGACGAGCCGGAGGTCGGCCTCCCGGCGTCGGTCCCGGTCGCCGATCGGCTGCCGGTCGGAGATGGCCAGGCCGCCCAGCTGGGCCGCGAGGAAGATCGCCAGCGCGGCGGCCCGGTATCCCCCCCCCGTCCCCAGCGTCGCCGCCAGGCCCGAGCCGGCCGCGACGACCAGCAACCCCCGGGCGAGGGGGTCGATCGGGGCCAGGGCGATCGCCGCGATCGCGTCCAGGTCGACCAGGGCGGCGAACGCGCCCCACATGCCGGACAGGCAGGCGTACATCCAGGCCATCCGGACGGCGGCGGCCGTCGCGATGCCGGCCGAGGCCGCCTTCCACGCCCACTCCGGATCCCTGGGCCGCGTGCCGGCCCGCCGGAGCACCACCGCGGCGAGGGTCGAGACGGCCAGCAGCAGGGCGAGGTCGGCCGGGCTCGGCGCCCGGGTCGTCAGGGCGCCGACCAGCAGCACGGCCCCCAGCCGGCCCCGTGGGCCCCGGCCCCACCAGGCCCGGGCCAGCACCATCGCCAGGGGGAGGCGGAGCAGTTCCAGGGGCCAGAGGGCCCGGAACGGCTGCCCCTGCAGCAGCAGGGCATAGGGCCGGGTGCCGGCCAGCAGCGACCCGAGCATCCCCGCCGCCGAGGCGACCGCCACCGCGAGCAGCAGGTCGGCCGACCGTCGGTCGGCCGAGAGCAGGCGACGGCCCGCCAGCAGGATCGAGAGCGAGGCGAGTAGCCGGAGCCAGTCGGCCGGATCCCAGGCGAGGCCGACCATGTACCGGCTCCTCGACAGGACCTCGCCGTACCAGGCCGGATCCATCCCGCCGAAGATCCGGGCGCCCGGCCCCGGCAGGGCCAGGATCGCCGCCGTCGCCGCCAGCCCCAGGACGCCGACCGCGGCCGAGATCCGGGGCGGGACGACCCGGGCGGCGACGTAGGCCAGGGCGACCAGCACCCCGCCGAACCCCATGAGCGGGTGCACCGCCATCGAGGCCGCCAGCGCCGCCCCGGCCAACCCCCACCGCCCCCGGAGCAGCCGCTCCAGGCCGATCATCGCCAGGGCGACGCTCGGCAATCGGGGCGTGAGGAAGTTCTCATTGATGTGGAACGTCTCCAGGCCCCCGAGCGGCACCGCCGCCACCGCGACGGCGACCAGGCCCGCCGAGGCGACCGCCCAGTCGGGGACGATCGCCCCCACCAGGCGGATCAGGGCCCAGGAGAAGGCGACGACGCCGGCGAGGTAGACCAGGAACGAGGCCGCGTCGAGCCCCAGGGCCGAGACCAGCGGCGAGACGAGCCGGGAGTAGAGCGAGTAGTCATCCTGCGAGCCGAACTTGAGGAACAGGTCGGCGGCGTGCCGGCCCCCCGAGGCCCGGTTGGTGAGTTGGAAGCCGTAGAGGATCGCGTCGTGGTGGCGTCCCCGATACGGCTGGAAGACGGCGTTGGCCGCCAGCAGCGTCGCCAGCAGGACCGACGGCCGGTCGATCGCCCCGCCCAGCAGGCCGACCGCCCCCCGCACCTCCCCGAGGGCGTCGCCGGCGACGCCCGGGGTGTCCTCTCCCGATCCCCGGCGATCCGGCGACAGTGTGGCCTGCCCGCTCAACGGTCGGTGCCCCGCTCGAGTCCTTCCCGGTTGGATGGGCCCCCCGTGCCCGATCGCGACGGCCCTGGGGCGGTGCGACCGGCCGCGGCGGGCGTCCGCTCGAGGAGAACCCTAGGACACGATGACCGGGGCGTCTCCGATGGCCCGGACTGAACCCGCTCATCGGGCGAAGCACGACGAGGCCGGCGGCCCCGGGGCGGGGTTCGGCGGTCTGGGGCGGCCGGACTCGGCCGAGATATACTTGGAGGCCCGATCCCGCGTCGCGGACGATCGGCCCCGAATCTCCAGAGCTGATACTGGATTGAACAAATCACATACTTACTGGTGTCTCCGTGACCACGCGAGTCGTGGAGCCGGCGACACCCGTAAGAGTCAGTCCTCCGAGCAAATCGGCAAGGGCCCTGCAGACGTCTCCAGGGTGGGTTTGCTTATCGCTGCCCTCCCCGGATGAGACGCCGGCCCGGGGGGCCCGGTACCCCCATCACCGTTGAAGGACGCCTCAATGAGCTACCCGAGACTCCCGTTCCTCTTCCTACCGGTCATGAGGGCCGAGTTGCCGGGTTGGGGATGGCTGTGTCAGAAACTCCGCCTGACCTCACCGGCCCACAATTACCGGTGGAAGGACGCCCCGGTCGTGACCATGAGGGGGAAGTGGCATGGTTACCTTATGGAGCTTCGCCTGTCCTACTGGTCGGACCGGCTCACCTACTTCCTCGGTCGTTCGATCGAACTCGAGGTCCCGCTGGCGATGCGGCGGCTGCTCCGCCCGGGGGATTTATTCATCGACATCGGCGCGAACATCGGGATGATTATGCTCCAGGGGTCCCAGCTGGTCGGTCCGTCGGGTCGGGTCATCTGCTTCGAGCCCAATCCGACGTGCCTTGACCGGCTCCGGAGGCTCGCCTCCAGCAACGACCTGGAGACGCTGATGGTGCATCCAATGGCGCTCGGCTCCCGGGATGACACCCTCAAGCTCACGGTGATCGATGATGACCCCGGCATGGGGACGCTGGCCGGCGAGGGCATCCCGGCCGACAGGATCTCGGCCTCCTATGAGGTGCCCGTGAGGCGCGGGGACGACGTCTTGGCCGGACTCGACCGGCCCCCGGCCGTGATCAAGCTCGACGTCGAAGGCTTCGAATTGGAGGCCCTACAGGGACTCGATCAGACCCTCGCCTCTCATAGGCCTGCCGTCCTGATGGAGTACCATGCCGACAGCCTCATTCGGGCCGGGGCGAGCCAGTCGAAGGTTGTCGCCTTCTTCGAGGAGCGGGGCTACCTCGGATACGCCATGTCGACCCGGAGGAGGATGCGACGGCATCGCCTGGTCCTCACGCCCATCTCCGCCGAGGAGACTGGCCCGACCAACTGCGACGCCCTCTGGATCCACCGGGATGACCCGAGGCGGGATCGGATCGCACTGCTGATCGCCCGCCGATGAATCCCGGCGCCTCGGCCGTCCCACCCCGCCATTCGGTCGGCGCAGGCGCGGCCGAATATGCCCCCCGCCATCGGGGGCGGGACGCGACGAGGCCGGCGGCCCCGGGGGGGGTCGTCGGCCTCGTGCTCACATGATCGAATGTCCGGTTCGTCGAGCGACCCGGCCGTCCCGATCAGTTGGAACTCGGGTCCTTCGGGCCGACCTTGATCTGCCTCGGCCGGGCGGACTCGGCCTTGGGCAGGGTCAGTTTCAGGACGCCGTGGTCGTGCTCGGCGACCGCCCGATCGGCGTCGACCGGCACGGAGAGGGTCACCGTGCGGCGGAAGGTGCCGAGCCGGCGCTCGCGGAGGTGCCAGGTCTCGCCCTGCTGCTCCTCCTCGGCACCGGATTCGCCCTGGATTGTCAGGGTGTCGCCGTGGATGGTCACCTGGACGTCCTCGGGCCGGACCCCCGGCAGCGAGGCCCGGACCACGAAGGCCTCGGCCGTCTCCGAGATATCCAGCGGCAGCGCCAGCACGCTGGCGCCGCCCGACAGGCTGTCGGGCCTCACGAAACTCTCCTGCAGTAGGGTATTGAAGGCGTCCCGGAGGCTCACCATCTCCCGGAACGGATCCCAGCGCTCGATCGCCATCGTCGTCGCTCCCGATTTGGTCGGCCCGATCCCCGGCGCGCACCGGGGACGCCACCCCGGCCCGGGCCGTCGATTTCTCGCAACACGCCGTCGACCCGGATGCCCGGGGGCTCGACGCCCTCCCCGGGCCGACTTGATCCGGATCACCATCCCCGAGAAAAGCAATCGCCGTGCCTCTCCGGCGTGTCATATCCCAACTCAGAATCCCGATTCGACTTGGAGAAAATGCCGTCGGAGACCAGGCGGCGTGCCATGCCATATTGGCATGATTGGCCGGTCGGGCCGCCGCCCCGGGCCGATCCGACTGCCATTGTGGCACTGGACGCCGCGCCTTGACACAGATCAATGCGGTTCACCTAACATGCTTTCAGGGGGGCGCCGCCGGCCCCAATGCCTTCGGGACGTGATCGCGAGTCGCCCGAGCTCGAGGACCGAAGCGACG
This Tautonia plasticadhaerens DNA region includes the following protein-coding sequences:
- a CDS encoding FkbM family methyltransferase, whose protein sequence is MSYPRLPFLFLPVMRAELPGWGWLCQKLRLTSPAHNYRWKDAPVVTMRGKWHGYLMELRLSYWSDRLTYFLGRSIELEVPLAMRRLLRPGDLFIDIGANIGMIMLQGSQLVGPSGRVICFEPNPTCLDRLRRLASSNDLETLMVHPMALGSRDDTLKLTVIDDDPGMGTLAGEGIPADRISASYEVPVRRGDDVLAGLDRPPAVIKLDVEGFELEALQGLDQTLASHRPAVLMEYHADSLIRAGASQSKVVAFFEERGYLGYAMSTRRRMRRHRLVLTPISAEETGPTNCDALWIHRDDPRRDRIALLIARR
- a CDS encoding Hsp20/alpha crystallin family protein translates to MAIERWDPFREMVSLRDAFNTLLQESFVRPDSLSGGASVLALPLDISETAEAFVVRASLPGVRPEDVQVTIHGDTLTIQGESGAEEEQQGETWHLRERRLGTFRRTVTLSVPVDADRAVAEHDHGVLKLTLPKAESARPRQIKVGPKDPSSN